A genomic segment from Miscanthus floridulus cultivar M001 unplaced genomic scaffold, ASM1932011v1 fs_620_1_2, whole genome shotgun sequence encodes:
- the LOC136532437 gene encoding protein SOB FIVE-LIKE 5-like, with protein MDEEELAMAMAMAAASSECSSGCQSGWTTYLDDHTSSYSCGTARFHHGKARQPYYCDYSEEDDLSMISDASSGPRQHSSAGNDVEGGGAAAVHANAERRGRRQETTAVARRQSKRAAAASLLEDTASSPAFSGYSKVMNSGEDNGYGGADAQMTEIGNAADFSYAFSTTTGFKSPLNGAALSGYMQMQYSPAPVKPMPRRQVCRDASEKKRW; from the exons atggacgaggaggagctggcgatggcgatggcgatggcggcggcgagctCCGAGTGCAGCAGCGGCTGCCAGTCCGGCTGGACCACCTACCTCGACGACCACACGTCTTCCTACTCCTGCGGCACCGCGCGGTTCCATCACGGCAAGGCGCGGCAGCCGTACTACTGCGACTACTCGGAGGAGGACGACCTGTCTATGATCTCCGACGCCTCCTCCGGCCCGCGCCAGCACAGCTCCGCCGGCAACGACGTCGAAGGGGGTGGCGCCGCCGCGGTGCACGCCAAtgcggagaggagagggaggcggCAGGAGACGACCGCCGTTGCGAGGCGGCAGAGCAAGAGGGCCGCCGCCGCGTCCCTGCTTGAGGACACGGCCAGCTCGCCGGCCTTCTCTGGCTACTCCAAG GTGATGAACTCGGGAGAGGACAATGGCTATGGCGGCGCCGATGCCCAGATGACAGAGATCGGCAATGCCGCCGACTTCTCCTACGCCTTCTCCACCACGACGGGATTCAAG TCTCCCTTAAATGGAGCTGCTTTGAGCGGCTACATGCAAATGCAGTACTCCCCGGCTCCCGTCAAGCCGATGCCCAGAAGACAG GTGTGCAGAGATGCGtcggagaagaagaggtggtga